Proteins co-encoded in one Halorussus vallis genomic window:
- a CDS encoding DUF7556 family protein has translation MADLVTFRERFDGELQFVVADPERPNAWLCVRDDESTSLDEWR, from the coding sequence ATGGCCGACCTCGTCACGTTCCGCGAGCGGTTCGACGGAGAACTCCAGTTCGTCGTCGCCGACCCCGAACGGCCGAACGCGTGGCTCTGCGTCCGCGACGACGAGTCGACGTCGCTGGACGAGTGGCGGTGA
- a CDS encoding transcription initiation factor IIB, producing MSLRDTQTRTESARRTAETDDCPECDGRLEPDPQRGETACAECGLVVADDEIDGGPEWRDYDDSDGTERSRVGPPLTKTRHDDGLSTTIGWRDADANGNALGPRQRERMRRLRTWNTRFQTRDPKERSLKQALGEIDRMASALGLPEHVRETASVIYRRAVEEDLLPGRSIEAVASAALYAAARQSDVPRNLKETARVSRIDRREIVRAYRYVTRELGLGVEPADPGDYLTRFVSDLGLDGGVEVRARRLLEEARDENVDVGKSPVSLAAAAVYAATLLVHGADRLTQVEVSEVTDVSEVTIRTRYRDLLRADDDCLL from the coding sequence ATGAGCCTCAGAGACACCCAGACGAGAACCGAATCCGCTCGACGGACCGCCGAAACCGACGACTGTCCCGAGTGCGACGGTCGCCTCGAACCCGACCCTCAGCGGGGCGAAACCGCCTGCGCAGAGTGCGGATTGGTCGTCGCCGACGACGAGATCGATGGCGGTCCCGAGTGGCGCGATTACGACGATTCCGACGGCACCGAGCGGTCGCGCGTCGGCCCGCCGCTCACGAAGACGCGACACGACGACGGCCTCTCGACCACCATCGGGTGGCGGGACGCCGACGCCAACGGCAACGCGCTCGGGCCGCGCCAGCGCGAGCGGATGCGGAGACTCCGCACCTGGAACACTCGGTTCCAGACCCGTGACCCCAAAGAGCGCAGTCTGAAACAGGCGCTCGGCGAGATCGACCGGATGGCCTCCGCGCTCGGACTCCCCGAACACGTCAGGGAGACCGCCTCGGTCATCTACCGCCGCGCCGTCGAGGAGGACCTCCTGCCCGGCCGCTCCATCGAGGCCGTCGCCTCGGCGGCGCTGTACGCGGCCGCCCGCCAGTCGGACGTGCCGCGGAACCTCAAGGAAACCGCGCGCGTGAGCCGTATCGACCGCCGAGAAATCGTCCGCGCCTACCGCTACGTCACCCGCGAACTCGGACTCGGCGTCGAACCCGCCGACCCGGGGGACTACCTCACCCGGTTCGTCTCCGACCTCGGCCTCGACGGCGGCGTGGAGGTCCGGGCCCGACGGCTTCTGGAGGAGGCCAGGGACGAGAACGTCGACGTCGGCAAGAGCCCGGTGAGCCTGGCCGCGGCGGCGGTCTACGCCGCGACCCTGCTGGTCCACGGCGCCGATCGACTCACCCAGGTGGAGGTGTCGGAGGTCACCGACGTCAGCGAGGTCACGATTCGGACGCGGTACCGCGACCTCCTCAGGGCCGACGACGACTGTCTGCTCTGA
- a CDS encoding PadR family transcriptional regulator yields the protein MSEKKLQTSDCRRTNSRTDVERPSPDSDVSVDDATEPNASADASPTTDGGTTWIELTGFQRDLLKCVRLVVDEATTPTGRTIKEHLESEYGEEINHGRLYQNLNDLTECGCIDKRVVDGRTNAYYLTEEAMEMLDETARQFVSTCGLRRSAGES from the coding sequence ATGTCAGAGAAAAAACTACAAACGTCGGATTGCCGACGGACGAACTCCCGAACCGACGTCGAACGACCATCCCCGGACTCCGACGTTTCGGTCGACGACGCGACCGAACCGAACGCGAGCGCCGACGCCAGTCCCACGACCGACGGCGGCACGACGTGGATCGAACTGACCGGCTTCCAGCGCGACCTCCTGAAGTGCGTTCGTCTCGTCGTCGACGAGGCGACCACCCCGACGGGCCGGACTATCAAGGAGCACCTCGAATCGGAGTACGGCGAGGAGATAAACCACGGTCGACTCTACCAGAACCTCAACGACCTCACCGAGTGTGGCTGTATCGACAAGCGGGTCGTCGACGGCCGAACCAACGCGTACTACCTCACCGAGGAAGCGATGGAGATGCTCGACGAGACGGCCAGGCAGTTCGTCTCGACGTGCGGCCTCCGGCGGTCGGCCGGCGAGTCGTGA
- a CDS encoding DUF7504 family protein, with translation MDRQTDDGGSGARSFGGALDDLDEPRNVLVVGSVPREATAAACRKLFAGGAANRLGVLVSTQDCGGPSWHDRPSDVEVIGYPVRRRGCASDDEEPRPNETRVTDGRLSTLGRAVSGRILEAGGASDDVHATDVRVCVDALSDLLVEHEREPVFRFVNMMTGQLRNAGGIGVFHVPLPRESETVESLAPLFDAVAELRVAAEDYQYRWLSADGPSDWRPL, from the coding sequence TTGGACAGGCAGACTGACGACGGGGGTTCCGGCGCGCGGTCCTTCGGCGGCGCGCTCGACGACCTCGACGAACCCCGGAACGTGCTCGTGGTTGGCAGTGTGCCGCGCGAGGCGACCGCCGCGGCCTGTCGGAAACTGTTCGCGGGCGGCGCCGCGAATCGGCTGGGAGTGCTCGTCTCGACGCAGGACTGCGGCGGCCCCTCGTGGCACGACCGCCCGTCGGACGTCGAAGTCATCGGATACCCCGTCAGGCGGCGTGGCTGCGCGTCGGACGACGAGGAGCCGCGGCCGAACGAGACGCGAGTCACCGACGGCCGCCTGTCGACGCTCGGTCGCGCCGTCTCCGGGCGGATACTCGAAGCCGGCGGGGCGTCAGACGACGTCCACGCGACGGACGTGCGCGTGTGCGTCGACGCCCTGTCCGACCTCCTCGTCGAGCACGAGCGGGAACCGGTGTTCCGTTTCGTCAACATGATGACGGGCCAACTCCGGAACGCCGGCGGAATCGGGGTGTTCCACGTCCCGCTACCCCGGGAGTCCGAAACCGTCGAGTCGCTTGCGCCGCTGTTCGACGCGGTCGCGGAACTCCGGGTCGCCGCCGAGGACTACCAGTACCGCTGGCTGTCGGCGGACGGTCCGTCGGACTGGCGACCGCTGTGA
- a CDS encoding alkaline phosphatase D family protein gives MPDSNLPERHTPNRGGDADSPEVAVRSPVRSADAFDPDPTGDTDRVFPLSVASGSPTPTGVVLWTRVAPEAYDSETPLGLTVAEDPDFESVVSRSRIPAAAFGRRHDYTVRVDLSGELDPDRHYYYRFVHDGVASNVGRCRTLPAPDASPDSVSLGVVGCQHYQNGYYGAYNHLAGEDVDFVLHLGDYVYEATKDQFRAPGATDYPGRDFEFPSGHDVAWNLADFRKLYRTYRSDGFLQAAHERHTFIRAWDDHAVANNRYWDYEADAPATADHPRGDDPAFMRRLTADGIRAWWEYTPARVDYDPDADHLHDALRLWRRFEFGDLLTLLLTDERLFRSEPPCADDTLLPDWLPWAPSLGESGRTMLGERQREWFLDGVRSSDATWTGWANEVLSMPFRVGVGPVSTTPNLDAWDGYDRERDLVFDALAEAENAVTLTGDMHTAIAGYQRTDDGAPVGVEFMTPSVTSVNIAESVSAHDGLAAKLTRPLLSNAVTAMNPHFEFFDSHHWGYSVAEFTRDDCTFTTYSVDKSVDSPNAERERLAKFRVPAGRVEIQREA, from the coding sequence ATGCCCGATTCGAACCTCCCCGAGCGCCACACGCCGAATCGAGGCGGAGACGCCGACTCGCCCGAGGTGGCCGTCCGCTCGCCGGTCCGGTCGGCCGACGCGTTCGACCCCGACCCGACCGGCGACACCGACCGCGTCTTCCCGCTGTCGGTGGCCAGCGGCAGTCCGACGCCGACTGGCGTCGTCCTCTGGACCCGCGTCGCCCCCGAAGCCTACGACTCCGAGACGCCGCTCGGCCTAACCGTCGCCGAGGATCCCGACTTCGAGTCGGTCGTCTCGCGCTCGCGGATTCCGGCCGCGGCGTTCGGCCGCCGCCACGATTACACCGTGCGCGTCGACCTTAGCGGGGAACTCGACCCCGACCGCCACTACTACTACCGATTCGTCCACGACGGCGTCGCCAGCAACGTCGGCCGATGTCGGACCCTCCCCGCACCCGACGCCAGTCCCGACTCGGTCAGCCTGGGCGTGGTGGGCTGTCAGCACTACCAGAACGGCTACTACGGCGCGTACAACCACCTCGCCGGCGAGGACGTCGACTTCGTCCTCCACCTCGGCGACTACGTCTACGAGGCGACGAAGGACCAGTTCCGCGCGCCGGGGGCTACCGACTATCCGGGCCGGGACTTCGAGTTCCCGAGCGGCCACGACGTCGCGTGGAACCTCGCGGACTTCCGGAAACTCTACCGGACCTACCGGTCGGACGGCTTCCTCCAGGCCGCCCACGAGCGCCACACTTTCATCCGGGCGTGGGACGACCACGCAGTCGCCAACAACCGCTACTGGGACTACGAGGCCGACGCGCCCGCCACCGCCGACCACCCCCGAGGCGACGACCCCGCGTTCATGCGGAGACTCACCGCCGACGGCATCCGGGCGTGGTGGGAGTACACCCCCGCCCGGGTCGACTACGACCCCGACGCCGACCACCTCCACGACGCCCTGCGCCTCTGGCGGCGGTTCGAGTTCGGCGACCTGCTGACGCTGCTGCTGACCGACGAGCGCCTGTTCCGGAGCGAACCGCCCTGCGCCGACGACACCCTGCTACCCGACTGGCTCCCGTGGGCGCCGAGCCTCGGCGAGTCCGGTCGCACCATGCTCGGCGAGCGCCAGCGCGAGTGGTTCCTCGACGGGGTGCGCTCGTCGGACGCCACGTGGACCGGGTGGGCCAACGAGGTGCTCTCGATGCCGTTCCGGGTGGGCGTCGGGCCAGTCTCGACCACGCCGAACCTCGACGCCTGGGACGGTTACGACCGCGAGCGCGACCTGGTGTTCGACGCGCTCGCGGAGGCGGAGAACGCGGTGACCCTCACTGGCGACATGCACACCGCCATCGCGGGCTACCAGCGGACCGACGACGGCGCACCGGTCGGCGTCGAGTTCATGACGCCGTCGGTCACCAGCGTCAACATCGCCGAGTCGGTGTCGGCCCACGACGGCCTCGCGGCGAAACTGACCCGACCGCTACTGTCGAACGCGGTGACGGCGATGAACCCCCACTTCGAGTTCTTCGACAGCCACCACTGGGGCTACTCGGTCGCCGAATTCACCCGCGACGACTGCACCTTCACGACCTACAGCGTGGACAAGTCGGTCGACTCGCCGAACGCCGAGCGGGAACGACTCGCGAAGTTCCGCGTGCCCGCCGGGCGCGTCGAAATTCAGCGCGAGGCGTGA
- a CDS encoding inorganic phosphate transporter — protein sequence MVGLLLVAGVAVAVFVGFNIGGSSTGVAFGPAVGSNVTTKVTAAFLMSVFALIGGGTLGRGVIKTMGGKIVAASHFNLAAGVVVLFFVGVALLVSNLFGVPASTSMTAVGAIAGMGFAGGFLKWEQIGEIVSWWFVSPIIAFWLAAVIGRYAYPHLSARFDIERSGDPLVAWKTVGPIDIPTGLADGATYGELASSGLVVIIGCYMAFSAGASNVANAVAPLYGANALGSGFAPYIIIGGGAISLGAFTIAARTLETVGSDLTELPILAALVVELISASLIGFLSYIDIPASLAVTSTMAIVGLGWGRATRSKTVTDVAKQAVAGSDDSPRSPADGSERASNGGREGPSPDHGVTPIGDAVEDVRTSDLYDARATGRVIVLWVLTPSIASAASYLLFTLFPLYR from the coding sequence ATGGTCGGATTGCTTCTGGTCGCTGGAGTCGCAGTCGCTGTCTTCGTCGGCTTCAACATCGGGGGTTCCTCGACGGGAGTCGCGTTCGGGCCCGCCGTCGGCAGTAACGTGACCACGAAGGTCACGGCGGCGTTCCTTATGTCTGTCTTCGCACTCATTGGCGGGGGAACGCTCGGTCGGGGCGTAATCAAGACGATGGGCGGGAAGATAGTCGCCGCCAGTCATTTCAACCTCGCCGCCGGGGTCGTCGTCCTCTTCTTCGTGGGCGTGGCGTTGCTCGTCTCGAACCTCTTCGGCGTGCCCGCCTCGACGTCAATGACGGCTGTCGGCGCCATCGCCGGGATGGGTTTCGCCGGCGGATTTCTCAAGTGGGAGCAGATAGGCGAAATCGTCTCGTGGTGGTTCGTCTCGCCGATCATCGCGTTCTGGCTCGCCGCGGTAATCGGTCGGTACGCGTATCCGCACCTCTCGGCGCGCTTCGACATCGAACGCTCGGGCGATCCGCTGGTCGCGTGGAAGACTGTGGGGCCTATCGACATCCCGACTGGCCTCGCCGACGGGGCGACCTACGGGGAACTGGCAAGCAGCGGCCTTGTTGTGATTATCGGCTGTTACATGGCGTTCTCGGCGGGCGCCAGCAACGTCGCGAACGCCGTCGCCCCGCTCTACGGTGCGAACGCTCTCGGAAGCGGGTTCGCCCCATACATCATCATCGGCGGCGGCGCAATCAGCCTCGGCGCGTTCACCATCGCGGCCCGCACTCTCGAGACGGTCGGCAGCGACCTCACGGAACTCCCGATTCTCGCGGCGCTCGTCGTCGAACTCATCAGTGCCAGTCTCATCGGATTCCTCTCATACATCGACATTCCGGCAAGCCTCGCGGTCACCTCGACGATGGCGATTGTCGGACTGGGTTGGGGGCGCGCGACCCGTTCTAAGACGGTCACGGACGTCGCGAAACAAGCGGTCGCCGGTTCCGACGACTCGCCTCGTTCCCCCGCCGACGGCAGCGAGCGGGCGTCGAACGGCGGTCGAGAAGGACCCTCGCCGGACCACGGCGTCACCCCCATCGGCGACGCCGTCGAGGACGTTCGGACGAGTGATCTCTACGACGCGCGGGCGACCGGCCGCGTCATCGTCCTCTGGGTGTTAACGCCGTCGATTGCGTCGGCTGCGTCCTATCTCCTGTTCACGCTCTTCCCGCTGTACCGATAG
- a CDS encoding DUF7539 family protein: MGEFPDERQLVVRARSQLDEWTKSARREAYAELFEGDDAVLSSEEVGLLDALDSELERQGGDGVWGTDQYGIHTAGTTSADTSLGVVCVYHPQITTDSVLRGPDDLDDETEERLNAALWQYSERVATLIEAKLDEFIRQTQG, translated from the coding sequence ATGGGTGAGTTTCCAGACGAACGCCAACTCGTCGTGCGGGCGCGTTCCCAGTTGGACGAGTGGACGAAGAGCGCCCGGAGAGAGGCGTACGCCGAACTGTTCGAAGGCGACGATGCGGTCCTCTCCTCCGAAGAGGTGGGACTTCTCGATGCACTCGACTCCGAACTGGAGCGACAGGGCGGCGATGGTGTCTGGGGGACGGACCAGTACGGCATCCACACTGCCGGGACCACGAGCGCAGACACCTCACTCGGAGTCGTCTGCGTGTATCACCCACAGATTACCACCGACTCCGTGCTTCGAGGACCCGACGATCTCGACGACGAGACCGAGGAGCGACTCAACGCGGCACTCTGGCAATACAGCGAGCGTGTCGCAACACTCATCGAAGCAAAACTCGACGAGTTCATCCGCCAGACGCAGGGCTAG
- a CDS encoding DUF5789 family protein: MADNKSGRDEQADNADRRQRERSIAEELERGDETEPPVGAGALADLEPDLESIEFPATGTEVADAVGDREVESVDGTYTIEELIPDTDAEIFDSPAAVRMRVQRPTVAAAMKRVVEASQTLPNTDFRESQREAYEKTLQELKAIDADDDDEGVQAISDWIVERVRAKEKLPGSRAVRRQAAKFCRSNGYQVRNDEWLGI; encoded by the coding sequence ATGGCAGACAACAAATCGGGGCGAGACGAGCAAGCGGACAACGCCGACAGACGCCAACGAGAGCGTAGCATCGCCGAGGAACTGGAGCGAGGGGACGAAACGGAGCCCCCGGTCGGCGCGGGAGCACTCGCCGACCTAGAGCCGGACCTCGAATCGATAGAGTTCCCGGCGACGGGAACCGAGGTCGCCGATGCAGTCGGCGACCGCGAGGTCGAATCGGTCGACGGGACCTACACCATCGAGGAACTGATTCCGGATACGGACGCAGAGATATTCGATTCTCCTGCTGCCGTCCGAATGCGGGTCCAGCGGCCGACAGTCGCCGCCGCCATGAAGCGGGTCGTGGAAGCCAGTCAGACGCTTCCGAACACCGATTTCCGGGAGTCACAGCGCGAAGCCTACGAGAAGACGTTACAAGAACTCAAAGCGATCGACGCCGATGACGACGACGAAGGGGTGCAGGCTATCAGCGACTGGATCGTCGAGCGGGTCCGTGCCAAAGAGAAACTTCCGGGGTCCCGGGCGGTCCGCCGGCAAGCGGCGAAGTTCTGCCGGTCGAACGGGTACCAAGTCCGGAACGACGAGTGGCTCGGCATATAG
- a CDS encoding cation:proton antiporter: protein MVEATAVVLGVLVSFTIAIGVRVLANRTSFPYTVLLVTVGFMLTVFPLQTYLGFNLDPLFTHDVILFIFLPAIVFLGAAEIDHERFRQNLLITVITVLVGLPVAITAIGWLGTKLFEMPLLIMLLFGAMAYPIDPVAVLSLFEEAGAPPRLAVLVEGESLLDDGLAIVVFSALLALVRDASPTELTGTGLFSLDQLEAFLIDFLTVSLGGTLVGIGIGYATYRMQRTTNDQANLFMISFIAVYGGFYVAEHVLHVSGILATVVTGLILGTLSRQYALSEENLEFLVDIWESIVFLLETMLFVAIGIKVSSRQVLSTLPIVLTTLVLLIGVRAGVIYGIMNLLNQVIEDPVPVSYQHVIIWGGMHGVIPIALALSLGPAIPFGGQLRTAVFGVVVASMILQGLSMTSVLEATGVT, encoded by the coding sequence ATGGTCGAGGCAACCGCTGTCGTCTTGGGAGTGCTTGTCTCCTTCACCATTGCTATCGGCGTTCGGGTTCTGGCAAACCGAACTTCGTTCCCATACACCGTTTTACTTGTCACAGTCGGGTTCATGTTGACGGTTTTTCCTCTTCAGACGTACCTCGGGTTCAACCTCGACCCTCTCTTTACGCACGACGTGATTCTCTTCATATTTCTGCCCGCGATCGTGTTCCTTGGCGCTGCGGAGATTGACCACGAGAGATTCCGACAAAACTTGCTGATTACTGTAATAACCGTTCTTGTCGGGCTCCCCGTCGCCATCACAGCGATCGGCTGGCTGGGGACGAAGCTCTTCGAAATGCCGCTGTTAATCATGCTCCTGTTCGGAGCGATGGCCTATCCGATCGATCCCGTTGCCGTCCTCTCACTGTTTGAGGAAGCGGGAGCTCCACCGCGACTGGCGGTTCTTGTCGAGGGAGAGAGCCTTCTCGACGATGGTCTTGCGATCGTTGTGTTCTCGGCGTTGTTAGCACTCGTACGGGATGCTAGCCCCACAGAACTTACCGGAACGGGACTCTTCTCGTTAGACCAGTTGGAGGCGTTCCTGATCGATTTCCTCACTGTGAGTCTCGGCGGAACTCTCGTCGGAATCGGTATTGGATACGCCACGTACCGAATGCAACGAACAACGAACGACCAAGCGAATCTTTTCATGATATCGTTCATCGCGGTCTACGGGGGGTTTTACGTCGCGGAACACGTGCTCCACGTAAGTGGAATTCTCGCCACGGTAGTTACAGGCCTCATCTTGGGGACGTTGTCCAGACAGTACGCACTGAGCGAGGAGAATCTCGAGTTTCTGGTGGACATTTGGGAGAGCATCGTCTTCCTGCTCGAAACGATGTTGTTCGTCGCCATCGGCATCAAGGTATCGTCGAGACAAGTGCTCAGTACTCTTCCAATCGTGCTAACTACGCTTGTCCTCCTGATCGGTGTCCGTGCTGGCGTAATCTACGGAATCATGAATCTCCTGAACCAAGTGATCGAGGACCCCGTTCCCGTAAGCTACCAGCACGTTATAATCTGGGGTGGAATGCACGGCGTGATACCGATCGCTCTCGCGCTCAGTCTCGGACCGGCCATCCCCTTCGGAGGTCAGCTCAGAACGGCGGTGTTTGGTGTTGTCGTCGCAAGCATGATCCTCCAAGGACTGTCGATGACAAGCGTGCTCGAAGCGACCGGTGTAACCTAA